The following are encoded together in the Nitrospira sp. genome:
- a CDS encoding c-type cytochrome, with product MKKICVLLMLGFLATLGVLGWFGYQSYTTGFSAKAEPNELEVLIARQVRHLAIPYENRRLRNPLPLTQDLLKDARAHFADHCAACHANNGSGDTVIGKNVYPKSPDLRLPDTQTMSDGEMFFIIQNGIRFTAMPGWGTGDPAKDRGSWELVHFIRHLPSITEEELQEMAALNPKTKHELEEESMIDQFLGGNDAAAGATGAHRH from the coding sequence ATGAAAAAAATCTGCGTGCTGCTGATGCTCGGATTCTTGGCCACTCTCGGAGTGTTAGGGTGGTTTGGGTACCAATCGTACACGACAGGATTCAGCGCGAAAGCCGAACCGAATGAGCTGGAAGTGTTGATCGCTCGGCAAGTCCGTCATTTGGCGATTCCCTATGAAAATCGGCGACTCCGCAATCCTCTGCCGCTGACCCAGGACTTGCTCAAGGATGCGAGGGCCCATTTCGCCGACCACTGCGCCGCTTGCCATGCCAATAACGGCAGCGGGGACACCGTCATCGGGAAAAATGTCTACCCGAAGTCGCCGGATCTCCGCCTCCCCGACACGCAAACGATGTCGGATGGGGAGATGTTCTTCATCATTCAGAATGGCATCCGATTCACGGCTATGCCCGGCTGGGGCACCGGCGACCCCGCGAAGGACCGCGGGAGTTGGGAACTCGTGCATTTCATTCGCCACCTGCCAAGTATTACCGAGGAAGAACTGCAGGAAATGGCGGCGCTGAATCCGAAGACAAAACACGAACTCGAAGAAGAATCGATGATCGATCAGTTTCTGGGCGGGAACGATGCCGCGGCCGGCGCGACCGGCGCGCACCGCCATTAA
- a CDS encoding phage holin family protein, with product MRVFQLSHSRYDGQGSDGLRPLVMRVLIMGLAVFLAVTIVPGIESNSLGAGVAAVLVLTLLNTLIRPLLYLLALPLIVVSLGLFMVVINALLLQVTAALVKGFTVTGFGASFWGALVISLVSSLLNMLLVVEHSRVETSHRSHRPPTIINPDGSEHS from the coding sequence ATGCGCGTTTTTCAACTCTCACACAGCCGGTATGATGGCCAGGGCAGCGACGGCCTTCGTCCGCTGGTCATGCGCGTGCTCATCATGGGCCTCGCCGTGTTTCTGGCCGTGACGATCGTGCCCGGCATTGAGTCGAACAGCCTCGGCGCCGGCGTCGCCGCCGTCCTGGTCCTGACGTTGTTGAATACCCTCATCAGGCCGCTGTTGTACCTGCTGGCACTGCCCTTGATCGTGGTGTCGCTCGGCCTGTTCATGGTCGTCATCAATGCCCTGCTGCTGCAGGTGACCGCCGCTCTCGTCAAAGGGTTTACGGTGACGGGGTTCGGCGCATCGTTCTGGGGCGCGTTGGTGATCAGCCTCGTCAGCAGCCTCCTCAATATGCTGCTGGTGGTGGAGCATAGTCGCGTGGAAACCAGCCACCGTTCACATCGCCCGCCGACCATCATCAACCCGGATGGGTCAGAGCACTCGTGA